One segment of Monomorium pharaonis isolate MP-MQ-018 chromosome 6, ASM1337386v2, whole genome shotgun sequence DNA contains the following:
- the LOC105833351 gene encoding arginine-glutamic acid dipeptide repeats protein isoform X4, translating to MALDGDLLMYLRAARSMAAFAGMCDGGSPDDGCVAASRDDTTINALDILHNSGYDPGRALQALVKCPIPKSVDKKWSEDETKRFVKGLRQFGKNFARIRKDLLPHKDTPELVEFYYLWKKTPGANNNRPHRRRRQSSLRRIRNTRNSRAGTPKEDVPTPTKDAQPTANISAKEAASEAETVPVGTPASHNPGGEISSVTEDDNSEEDSDSRDTNTNGAAHSCQHCFSTSSKDYQVAGKDRLLLCAECRSHLKKTGELPPAPPYLFRPVPAESPESPGRMRTRNKAKETPRPARPRRTGGTDTPDQEKQQQQQTPDKSKKKSSGKADTPKKGQKRSGQVDDACNDEDKDLQKRKRGGGERPESPSESLTTDSNSLMDEPERETEGDANENQPTPPTVAGVAGVEEPVSSPAVTTPEEPSEPTPASTPVPAVLQSLPISVPVIHSLEKKPPGLLDQESVESKMMDQVEDVPLAMNQSLEPMPIEATMSPTMSNEELGKEPEPTQLNLSTSTQQVGGGPGADAGSAVTARNLSQTIPGIITSVGSQANMPNSQIPVISPSQQSGAGVGGLPTSLSMQYVPQAPPPSLQPVQNVPQNLSQNIPPQMTPNNVPPSAQNMGPTNLRTHVTESLQSSAQTLPQNMTGPPPLNLNISQSVSAGIGGPIGQMPPMPSPPSQPLGLTVMSSESRNAERIADERLSASERSRDSRIPTDSRMMPERIPERTNENNEPERSEPSNLFQPIQAGGMLPMEKPVGLYNLAGTPPMEPQNLKIKQEIIPPEPDPLQSLKEVKVPGFQSSSFPGPSLDNIKKDPDGTSKPPTPSKHSVPPAQTVPSIQPVAASPTPTPTPTPSLPPPPSSIPQPVMHPAQQPSPHMAHPFHPHHPLMHHSLFTAMHPYHPHAYPGYAPVGGYPSFSPYPYGPVPHAIPPPSPQRSQESSSTMMTAHHASTSSSVTSREEGENLIASHHHSSSMHQQPTNLHHDKLLTISSHSSHSHSSSHSSHSSQRKTSLVSTCLTSSSSAHHHHRPPQSQQPQTVPEPKIEQDLDPEPEESISPRGPSPEPRIEDSECHRSQSAIFLRHWNRGENNSCTRTDLMFKPVPDSKLARKREERSRKQAEREREERDRAAAAAQQARKMTTPEKQPETCKPPSRGPLEPVVSPYDRYAAPRPGSYADTPALRQLSEYARPHAAFSPARHPAPTDPMLHYIYGREAAAAQRLELEHLEREKREREIRELRERELNDRLKEELFKGTPRPMPAPPVDPHWLEIHRRYAAAGLAPGPSGPPQALHQFGLYGAPPGPSQLERERLERLGIPTAAGGGPAGGAAGHPVAAHHHGQLEERLALAADPMVRLQMAGISPEYHAHTHAHTHAHTHLHLHPGQQQAQQQAQQQQEAAAAAAGFPLPAAASANYPRPGLMPRDPALALHPAELLGRPYADMAAHHEQLQRHLMMERERFPPHASLVAHHEEYLSFADGINFPFPLLDLYVKYPSMFL from the exons ATGGCGCTCGACGGGGATCTGCTCATGTACTTGAGGGCGGCGCGTTCGATGGCCGCGTTCGCCGGCATGTGTGACGGCGGTTCCCCGGATGATGGTTGCGTGGCCGCCTCCCGAGACGACACTACCATCAACGCGCTGGACATCCTTCACAATTCTGGCTATGATCCCGGTAGGGCGCTCCAGGCACTCGTCAAATGTCCCATACCGAAAAGCGTCGACAAGAAGTGGTCCGAGGACGAAACT AAGCGATTCGTCAAGGGCCTGCGGCAGTTTGGAAAGAATTTCGCGCGTATTAGGAAGGACCTTCTGCCTCACAAAGACACG CCGGAGCTTGTCGAGTTCTATTACTTATGGAAAAAGACCCCAGGCGCAAATAACAATCGGCCGCACCGGCGACGCAGGCAGAGCTCACTACGGCGTATCCGCAATACGCGCAACTCACGTGCCGGCACTCCGAAGGAAGACGTGCCAACGCCGACTAAGGACGCGCAGCCGACGGCCAACATTAGCGCGAAGGAGGCCGCATCCGAGGCCGAGACCGTGCCGGTCGGTACCCCGGCCAGCCATAATCCCGGCGGCGAGATCAGTTCCGTGACCGAGGACGACAATTCGGAAGAGGACAGTGACTCGCGCGACACCAACACGAACGGCGCCGCGCACTCGTGCCAGCACTGCTTCTCTACCAGCTCGAAGGACTATCAGGTTGCCGGTAAGGATCGATTGTTACTTTGCGCGGAATGTCGATCGCATTTGAAGAAGACCGGCGAGCTGCCACCCGCGCCGCCTTATCTATTCCGCCCGGTGCCGGCGGAATCGCCTGAAAGCCCCGGTAGAATGCGCACGCGGAACAAAGCTAAGGAGACACCGAGGCCAGCGAGACCGCGACGAACCGGTGGCACCGATACGCCTGATCAGGagaagcagcagcagcaacagacGCCCGACAAGAGCAAAAAGAAGTCGTCCGGCAAAGCTGATACGCCCAAGAAGGGCCAGAAGCGCTCCGGTCAGGTGGACGACGCCTGCAACGACGAAGACAAAGATTTGCAGAAGCGAaaacgcggcggcggcgaacgGCCCGAAAGTCCGTCCGAATCTCTCACTACCGATAGCAACTCCCTGATGGATGAGCCGGAGAGGGAAACGGAGGGCGACGCAAACGAGAATCAACCGACGCCGCCGACTGTTGCCGGTGTGGCCGGCGTGGAGGAGCCCGTGAGTAGTCCGGCTGTCACGACGCCCGAGGAGCCATCCGAGCCGACGCCAGCGTCTACACCAGTGCCGGCTGTGTTACAGAGCCTGCCGATATCCGTGCCAGTGATACACAGCTTGGAGAAGAAACCGCCCGGTCTGTTGGATCAGGAATCAGTGGAAAGTAAGATGATGGACCAGGTGGAGGATGTGCCGTTAGCGATGAATCAATCGTTGGAACCGATGCCGATCGAGGCGACGATGTCGCCAACGATGTCCAACGAGGAATTGGGCAAGGAACCCGAGCCGACGCAGTTGAATCTGAGCACGTCCACGCAGCAGGTTGGAGGAGGTCCAGGAGCGGATGCCGGTTCCGCAGTTACGGCACGTAACTTATCGCAAACTATACCTGGTATTATAACGAGCGTAGGCTCACAGGCGAATATGCCAAACTCGCAAATCCCAGTGATATCACCCAGTCAACAGAGTGGCGCCGGCGTTGGTGGTTTGCCGACGAGTCTAAGTATGCAATACGTACCGCAAGCACCACCGCCGTCGTTACAGCCGGTGCAGAACGTGCCGCAGAATCTGTCGCAGAACATACCGCCGCAGATGACGCCGAACAACGTTCCACCCAGCGCGCAGAATATGGGACCAACGAATCTTCGCACTCACGTGACCGAAAGTTTGCAGAGCTCCGCGCAAACGTTGCCTCAAAACATGACGGGACCACCGCCGTTGAACCTCAACATCTCGCAAAGCGTATCCGCCGGTATTGGTGGCCCGATCGGTCAGATGCCACCGATGCCGAGCCCGCCGTCGCAGCCGCTCGGGCTGACTGTGATGTCGTCCGAAAGCAGAAACGCCGAAAGGATAGCGGATGAGAGACTGTCTGCGAGCGAGCGGTCTCGAGACAGCAGAATTCCCACAGACTCTCGTATGATGCCAGAACGCATTCCGGAGCGGACAAACGAGAATAACGAGCCGGAACGATCGGAGCCGAGTAACCTGTTTCAACCGATACAGGCCGGCGGAATGCTGCCGATGGAGAAGCCCGTCGGTCTCTATAATCTGGCCGGGACGCCGCCGATGGAACCGCAGAACTTGAAGATCAAGCAGGAGATTATACCGCCGGAACCGGATCCTCTGCAGAGTTTGAAAGAGGTCAAGGTACCGGGTTTCCAGAGCTCTTCTTTCCCCGGCCCGAGCCTGGACAACATCAAGAAGGATCCGGACGGCACGAGCAAACCGCCGACTCCGAGCAAGCACTCCGTGCCGCCCGCTCAGACGGTACCATCGATACAACCGGTTGCGGCGTCGCCGACACCTACGCCGACACCGACGCCGAGTCTGCCTCCACCTCCCAGCTCAATCCCACAGCCAGTCATGCATCCCGCGCAACAACCAAGTCCGCACATGGCACATCCCTTCCATCCGCACCATCCGTTGATGCATCACTCACTGTTCACCGCTATGCACCCGTATCATCCTCATGCCTATCCAGGATACGCGCCAGTGGGAGGATATCCCTCCTTCTCGCCGTATCCCTATGGCCCAGTGCCTCATGCCATTCCGCCGCCCTCGCCGCAGCGTAGTCAAGAGAGCAGTAGCACCATGATGACGGCGCATCACGCCAGCACTAGCTCGAGCGTCACGAGCAGAGAGGAAGGCGAGAATCTAATCGCGAGCCACCATCATTCATCCAGTATGCATCAGCAGCCAACCAATTTACACCATGACAAACTGCTGACTATCTCCTCTCATAGCTCCCACAGTCATTCCTCGTCGCACAGTTCGCACAGTAGTCAGCGTAAAACGTCGCTCGTCTCCACGTGCCTGACATCGTCCAGTTCCGCACACCATCATCATCGTCCGCCACAGTCGCAGCAACCGCAGACCGTGCCGGAGCCAAAGATCGAACAGGATTTAGACCCGGAACCGGAGGAGTCCATTAGTCCTCGCGGACCATCACCAGAGCCTCGTATCGAGGATTCAGAATGTCATCGATCGCAATCGGCGATCTTCCTTAGGCATTGGAATCGTGGTGAGAACAATTCGTGTACGCGCACCGACTTGATGTTCAAACCGGTGCCCGATTCGAAGCTGGCGCGGAAACGCGAGGAACGCTCGCGCAAACAGGCGGAACGGGAGCGGGAGGAGCGCgaccgcgccgccgccgcggcgcAACAAGCCCGGAAGATGACGACGCCCGAGAAACAGCCAGAAACGTGCAAACCGCCCAGTCGCGGTCCTCTCGAGCCTGTCGTTTCGCCTTACGACCGTTACGCAGCACCGCGTCCCGGTTCTTACGCGGACACCCCAGCACTCAGGCAACTGTCGGAGTACGCCAGACCACACGCCGCCTTCTCGCCCGCCAGACATCCGGCCCCGACAGATCCGATGTTGCACTACATCTACGGACGTGAGGCCGCGGCGGCACAACGGCTGGAGTTGGAGCATTTGGAGCGCGAGAAGCGGGAACGCGAGATACGCGAATTACGCGAAAGAGAGTTGAATGATCGGTTAAAGGAAGAGCTGTTCAAGGGCACACCCAGACCGATGCCGGCGCCGCCGGTCGATCCGCACTGGCTGGAGATACACCGTCGATACGCCGCCGCCGGTCTGGCACCGGGTCCTTCAGGACCGCCTCAAGCCTTACACCAATTCGGCCTCTACGGGGCTCCACCGGGTCCCAGTCAACTCGAGAGGGAACGACTCGAGCGACTAG GGATTCCGACTGCAGCCGGCGGGGGGCCAGCGGGTGGAGCGGCTGGCCATCCCGTGGCGGCTCATCACCACGGCCAGCTGGAAGAACGGCTGGCTCTGGCCGCTGACCCGATGGTCCGATTGCAAATGGCTGGCATCTCGCCCGAATATCATGCTCACACTCACGCGCATACGCATGCGCATACGCACTTGCACTTACATCCGGGACAGCAACAGGCCCAGCAACAGGCTCAGCAACAGCAGGAAGCCGCTGCGGCTGCGGCTGGATTTCCTCTGCCGG CTGCAGCCAGCGCCAATTACCCTCGTCCGGGTTTAATGCCGCGCGATCCCGCCTTGGCGCTTCACCCAGCGGAACTTCTAGGAAGACCCTATGCGGACATGGCGGCGCATCACGAGCAATTGCAACGGCACCTCATGATGGAACGCGAACGATTCCCTCCGCACGCATCCCTCGTGGCCCATCACGAGGAATACTTAAG TTTTGCAGATGGAATTAATTTCCCTTTCCCTTTGCTCGATCTCTACGTCAAGTATCCATCCATGTTTTTATGA
- the LOC105833351 gene encoding arginine-glutamic acid dipeptide repeats protein isoform X5: MSAGTQGEIRVGPSHQELVSCQARLPEYRPGIPPGELPPDPEFSKEREELKWVPAMALDGDLLMYLRAARSMAAFAGMCDGGSPDDGCVAASRDDTTINALDILHNSGYDPGRALQALVKCPIPKSVDKKWSEDETKRFVKGLRQFGKNFARIRKDLLPHKDTPELVEFYYLWKKTPGANNNRPHRRRRQSSLRRIRNTRNSRAGTPKEDVPTPTKDAQPTANISAKEAASEAETVPVGTPASHNPGGEISSVTEDDNSEEDSDSRDTNTNGAAHSCQHCFSTSSKDYQVAGKDRLLLCAECRSHLKKTGELPPAPPYLFRPVPAESPESPGRMRTRNKAKETPRPARPRRTGGTDTPDQEKQQQQQTPDKSKKKSSGKADTPKKGQKRSGQVDDACNDEDKDLQKRKRGGGERPESPSESLTTDSNSLMDEPERETEGDANENQPTPPTVAGVAGVEEPVSSPAVTTPEEPSEPTPASTPVPAVLQSLPISVPVIHSLEKKPPGLLDQESVESKMMDQVEDVPLAMNQSLEPMPIEATMSPTMSNEELGKEPEPTQLNLSTSTQQVGGGPGADAGSAVTARNLSQTIPGIITSVGSQANMPNSQIPVISPSQQSGAGVGGLPTSLSMQYVPQAPPPSLQPVQNVPQNLSQNIPPQMTPNNVPPSAQNMGPTNLRTHVTESLQSSAQTLPQNMTGPPPLNLNISQSVSAGIGGPIGQMPPMPSPPSQPLGLTVMSSESRNAERIADERLSASERSRDSRIPTDSRMMPERIPERTNENNEPERSEPSNLFQPIQAGGMLPMEKPVGLYNLAGTPPMEPQNLKIKQEIIPPEPDPLQSLKEVKVPGFQSSSFPGPSLDNIKKDPDGTSKPPTPSKHSVPPAQTVPSIQPVAASPTPTPTPTPSLPPPPSSIPQPVMHPAQQPSPHMAHPFHPHHPLMHHSLFTAMHPYHPHAYPGYAPVGGYPSFSPYPYGPVPHAIPPPSPQRSQESSSTMMTAHHASTSSSVTSREEGENLIASHHHSSSMHQQPTNLHHDKLLTISSHSSHSHSSSHSSHSSQRKTSLVSTCLTSSSSAHHHHRPPQSQQPQTVPEPKIEQDLDPEPEESISPRGPSPEPRIEDSECHRSQSAIFLRHWNRGENNSCTRTDLMFKPVPDSKLARKREERSRKQAEREREERDRAAAAAQQARKMTTPEKQPETCKPPSRGPLEPVVSPYDRYAAPRPGSYADTPALRQLSEYARPHAAFSPARHPAPTDPMLHYIYGREAAAAQRLELEHLEREKREREIRELRERELNDRLKEELFKGTPRPMPAPPVDPHWLEIHRRYAAAGLAPGPSGPPQALHQFGLYGAPPGPSQLERERLERLAAASANYPRPGLMPRDPALALHPAELLGRPYADMAAHHEQLQRHLMMERERFPPHASLVAHHEEYLSFADGINFPFPLLDLYVKYPSMFL, translated from the exons ATGTCTGCTGGCACCCAGGGCGAGATTCGGGTTGGCCCTTCTCATCAG GAGTTGGTTTCTTGTCAGGCCCGTTTGCCTGAGTATCGGCCGGGTATACCCCCCGGAGAGCTGCCACCCGATCCAGAATTCTCTAAGGAGCGCGAGGAACTAAAATGGGTACCGGCCATGGCGCTCGACGGGGATCTGCTCATGTACTTGAGGGCGGCGCGTTCGATGGCCGCGTTCGCCGGCATGTGTGACGGCGGTTCCCCGGATGATGGTTGCGTGGCCGCCTCCCGAGACGACACTACCATCAACGCGCTGGACATCCTTCACAATTCTGGCTATGATCCCGGTAGGGCGCTCCAGGCACTCGTCAAATGTCCCATACCGAAAAGCGTCGACAAGAAGTGGTCCGAGGACGAAACT AAGCGATTCGTCAAGGGCCTGCGGCAGTTTGGAAAGAATTTCGCGCGTATTAGGAAGGACCTTCTGCCTCACAAAGACACG CCGGAGCTTGTCGAGTTCTATTACTTATGGAAAAAGACCCCAGGCGCAAATAACAATCGGCCGCACCGGCGACGCAGGCAGAGCTCACTACGGCGTATCCGCAATACGCGCAACTCACGTGCCGGCACTCCGAAGGAAGACGTGCCAACGCCGACTAAGGACGCGCAGCCGACGGCCAACATTAGCGCGAAGGAGGCCGCATCCGAGGCCGAGACCGTGCCGGTCGGTACCCCGGCCAGCCATAATCCCGGCGGCGAGATCAGTTCCGTGACCGAGGACGACAATTCGGAAGAGGACAGTGACTCGCGCGACACCAACACGAACGGCGCCGCGCACTCGTGCCAGCACTGCTTCTCTACCAGCTCGAAGGACTATCAGGTTGCCGGTAAGGATCGATTGTTACTTTGCGCGGAATGTCGATCGCATTTGAAGAAGACCGGCGAGCTGCCACCCGCGCCGCCTTATCTATTCCGCCCGGTGCCGGCGGAATCGCCTGAAAGCCCCGGTAGAATGCGCACGCGGAACAAAGCTAAGGAGACACCGAGGCCAGCGAGACCGCGACGAACCGGTGGCACCGATACGCCTGATCAGGagaagcagcagcagcaacagacGCCCGACAAGAGCAAAAAGAAGTCGTCCGGCAAAGCTGATACGCCCAAGAAGGGCCAGAAGCGCTCCGGTCAGGTGGACGACGCCTGCAACGACGAAGACAAAGATTTGCAGAAGCGAaaacgcggcggcggcgaacgGCCCGAAAGTCCGTCCGAATCTCTCACTACCGATAGCAACTCCCTGATGGATGAGCCGGAGAGGGAAACGGAGGGCGACGCAAACGAGAATCAACCGACGCCGCCGACTGTTGCCGGTGTGGCCGGCGTGGAGGAGCCCGTGAGTAGTCCGGCTGTCACGACGCCCGAGGAGCCATCCGAGCCGACGCCAGCGTCTACACCAGTGCCGGCTGTGTTACAGAGCCTGCCGATATCCGTGCCAGTGATACACAGCTTGGAGAAGAAACCGCCCGGTCTGTTGGATCAGGAATCAGTGGAAAGTAAGATGATGGACCAGGTGGAGGATGTGCCGTTAGCGATGAATCAATCGTTGGAACCGATGCCGATCGAGGCGACGATGTCGCCAACGATGTCCAACGAGGAATTGGGCAAGGAACCCGAGCCGACGCAGTTGAATCTGAGCACGTCCACGCAGCAGGTTGGAGGAGGTCCAGGAGCGGATGCCGGTTCCGCAGTTACGGCACGTAACTTATCGCAAACTATACCTGGTATTATAACGAGCGTAGGCTCACAGGCGAATATGCCAAACTCGCAAATCCCAGTGATATCACCCAGTCAACAGAGTGGCGCCGGCGTTGGTGGTTTGCCGACGAGTCTAAGTATGCAATACGTACCGCAAGCACCACCGCCGTCGTTACAGCCGGTGCAGAACGTGCCGCAGAATCTGTCGCAGAACATACCGCCGCAGATGACGCCGAACAACGTTCCACCCAGCGCGCAGAATATGGGACCAACGAATCTTCGCACTCACGTGACCGAAAGTTTGCAGAGCTCCGCGCAAACGTTGCCTCAAAACATGACGGGACCACCGCCGTTGAACCTCAACATCTCGCAAAGCGTATCCGCCGGTATTGGTGGCCCGATCGGTCAGATGCCACCGATGCCGAGCCCGCCGTCGCAGCCGCTCGGGCTGACTGTGATGTCGTCCGAAAGCAGAAACGCCGAAAGGATAGCGGATGAGAGACTGTCTGCGAGCGAGCGGTCTCGAGACAGCAGAATTCCCACAGACTCTCGTATGATGCCAGAACGCATTCCGGAGCGGACAAACGAGAATAACGAGCCGGAACGATCGGAGCCGAGTAACCTGTTTCAACCGATACAGGCCGGCGGAATGCTGCCGATGGAGAAGCCCGTCGGTCTCTATAATCTGGCCGGGACGCCGCCGATGGAACCGCAGAACTTGAAGATCAAGCAGGAGATTATACCGCCGGAACCGGATCCTCTGCAGAGTTTGAAAGAGGTCAAGGTACCGGGTTTCCAGAGCTCTTCTTTCCCCGGCCCGAGCCTGGACAACATCAAGAAGGATCCGGACGGCACGAGCAAACCGCCGACTCCGAGCAAGCACTCCGTGCCGCCCGCTCAGACGGTACCATCGATACAACCGGTTGCGGCGTCGCCGACACCTACGCCGACACCGACGCCGAGTCTGCCTCCACCTCCCAGCTCAATCCCACAGCCAGTCATGCATCCCGCGCAACAACCAAGTCCGCACATGGCACATCCCTTCCATCCGCACCATCCGTTGATGCATCACTCACTGTTCACCGCTATGCACCCGTATCATCCTCATGCCTATCCAGGATACGCGCCAGTGGGAGGATATCCCTCCTTCTCGCCGTATCCCTATGGCCCAGTGCCTCATGCCATTCCGCCGCCCTCGCCGCAGCGTAGTCAAGAGAGCAGTAGCACCATGATGACGGCGCATCACGCCAGCACTAGCTCGAGCGTCACGAGCAGAGAGGAAGGCGAGAATCTAATCGCGAGCCACCATCATTCATCCAGTATGCATCAGCAGCCAACCAATTTACACCATGACAAACTGCTGACTATCTCCTCTCATAGCTCCCACAGTCATTCCTCGTCGCACAGTTCGCACAGTAGTCAGCGTAAAACGTCGCTCGTCTCCACGTGCCTGACATCGTCCAGTTCCGCACACCATCATCATCGTCCGCCACAGTCGCAGCAACCGCAGACCGTGCCGGAGCCAAAGATCGAACAGGATTTAGACCCGGAACCGGAGGAGTCCATTAGTCCTCGCGGACCATCACCAGAGCCTCGTATCGAGGATTCAGAATGTCATCGATCGCAATCGGCGATCTTCCTTAGGCATTGGAATCGTGGTGAGAACAATTCGTGTACGCGCACCGACTTGATGTTCAAACCGGTGCCCGATTCGAAGCTGGCGCGGAAACGCGAGGAACGCTCGCGCAAACAGGCGGAACGGGAGCGGGAGGAGCGCgaccgcgccgccgccgcggcgcAACAAGCCCGGAAGATGACGACGCCCGAGAAACAGCCAGAAACGTGCAAACCGCCCAGTCGCGGTCCTCTCGAGCCTGTCGTTTCGCCTTACGACCGTTACGCAGCACCGCGTCCCGGTTCTTACGCGGACACCCCAGCACTCAGGCAACTGTCGGAGTACGCCAGACCACACGCCGCCTTCTCGCCCGCCAGACATCCGGCCCCGACAGATCCGATGTTGCACTACATCTACGGACGTGAGGCCGCGGCGGCACAACGGCTGGAGTTGGAGCATTTGGAGCGCGAGAAGCGGGAACGCGAGATACGCGAATTACGCGAAAGAGAGTTGAATGATCGGTTAAAGGAAGAGCTGTTCAAGGGCACACCCAGACCGATGCCGGCGCCGCCGGTCGATCCGCACTGGCTGGAGATACACCGTCGATACGCCGCCGCCGGTCTGGCACCGGGTCCTTCAGGACCGCCTCAAGCCTTACACCAATTCGGCCTCTACGGGGCTCCACCGGGTCCCAGTCAACTCGAGAGGGAACGACTCGAGCGACTAG CTGCAGCCAGCGCCAATTACCCTCGTCCGGGTTTAATGCCGCGCGATCCCGCCTTGGCGCTTCACCCAGCGGAACTTCTAGGAAGACCCTATGCGGACATGGCGGCGCATCACGAGCAATTGCAACGGCACCTCATGATGGAACGCGAACGATTCCCTCCGCACGCATCCCTCGTGGCCCATCACGAGGAATACTTAAG TTTTGCAGATGGAATTAATTTCCCTTTCCCTTTGCTCGATCTCTACGTCAAGTATCCATCCATGTTTTTATGA